GGTTGAGCCGACAGATATTTTAACCCGAAACCTAGGGGCGCATCGCGTGGGCCCAAATTGCGCTGATTCCCATTATATTGGATAAGGGCGAACGCGGTTGAGCCGACAGATATTTTAACCCGAAACCTAGGGGCGCATCGCGTGGGCCCAAATTGCGCTGATTCCCATTATATTGGATAAGGGCGAACGCGGTTGAGCCGACAGATATTTTAACCCGAAACCTAGGGGCGCATCGCGTGGGCCCAAATTGCGCTGATTCCCATTATATTGGATAAGGGCGAACGCGGTTGAGCCGACAGATATTTTAACCCGAAACCGTAGGGGCGCAATTTGGGCCCAAATTGCGCTGATTCCCATTATATTGGATAAGGGCGAACGCAATTCGCCCCTACAGGATATTTTAACCAAAACCCAAAAACCTTTAAATAAACAACTATGAACCAATTACAAAATTCCATTATCACCTTTGATCCCAACTATAAATATGTTCTCCATGTCGGTTGTGGGCCAAAAAGAATCGAAAAACTGCATTCAACCTTTCACGGCCAAGAATGGAAAGAATTACGAGTAGATCTCAACCCGGCGGTACAACCTGATCTTATTGCTAATATTATTTCTATGCCCCAAATTCCCGATAATGCCGTTGATGCGATCTGGACATCCCACAATATAGAACATCTCTATGCCCATGAAGTTCCGATTGCTTTTAAAGAATTTTTACGCATATTGAAACCAGGGGGGTTTGTGTTAGCTACCATGCCAGACTTACAAAAAGCCGCCGCTTACATTGCCCAAGGAAAATTAGAAGAACCCATTTATCAGTCTCCTGCGGGGCCAATTTCTGCCCTAGATATTTGCTTTGGGTTTGGGGCATCTATTGCCCGTGGTAACTATTTTATGGCTCATAGAACAGGTTTTACTGTGGCCACCCTGCAACAGAAGTTCATTAATTGTGGATTTGAAAACGTTAAGGTAGAGAGCAAAAATTTAGACCTTTGGGCAGTAGCGCATAAACCCCAACCAATCGTTTAATTATTATTAATTATCTGTAGGGGCAAAATTCCCTTTGCCCCTACATAAAAATCAAGGCTTTTACATTCCCATAATTTCGTAACCTGCATCCACATAAATGATTTGTCCAGTGATCCCACTAGCCAATTCACTACACAAAAAAGCGGCGGTATTTCCTACTTCTAATTGAGTTACCGTGCGTTTCAAAGGGGCCACATTTTCCACATGACGCATCATATCTAAAATGCCCCCTACCGCAGAAGAAGCTAAAGTACGAATAGGGCCCGCAGAAATACCATTCACCCGAATATTATTAGGGCCTAATTCCGCCGCTAAATAGCGCACACTCATCTCTAAACCCGCTTTAGCCACTCCCATCAAATTATAATTAGGGATGACCTTTACGCCCCCTACATAAGTCAAAGTGACAATACTGCCCCCTGAGCTCATCAAAGGTTTAGCATATTTAGCCATATTAGCCAAAGAAAAGGTACTAATTTCCAGAGACTGACTAAAAGCTTCACGGGAAACTCCACTAAAGTCGCCCCCTAACCCTTCCTTATCTGCAAAAGCCAAACAATGGATTAAAATATCTAACTTTCCCCAAGTATCGGCCACTGCTTGGAAAGTTTCAGCCACCTGGGCCTCATCTTGGACATTACAAGGCACAAAAATCGAGGGGTTAAGGGGTTCAACCACATCTCTGACTTTCTTTTCAAAACGTCCTTTTTCATCGGGTAAATAGGTAACACCGAGGTTAGCCCCCGCTTTATGGAGTTGTTGAGCAATTCCCCAAGCGATCGAGCGATTATTGGCAATTCCTGTAACGAGCGCGTTCTTTCCGGTTAAATCTAACATAGTCTTCTGGACAATTGGACAAGTTTTCTAAGCATTACGCCCCCATTATGGAAGATGGGTGGCTATAATCATTGACATAACGAGGGATCTATTATCCCAATAGGAACATTGTGAAGCAAAACGTAGCAAAAACCCTTGAAGATACGTTAAAGTGTTGTTTCTATCATGAACTTATAGCGGTGTGCAGTTGGATGAGGTACCATATACAGGTTTTAAAACCATTAACTATAAAGGTTTTACTTCTGACTTCTGTACGGGCGCAAGGCCTTGCGTCCCTACGACTTCTGCCATATCACCCCTTGGTGTTTTCAAACCCCTTATTTTTCCGGTGTTATATTAAAGTGTGATGGAAATATCTGTACCACAGGATAAACCTCTAGCAGCCGTTTTTCGCCGCATTGGTGGCGGCCCCTATCCCCCTGTCGTAGAACCCTTTGAACGGGGGAAAACGATCTTTTTCCCTGGTGATCCCGCCGAGAGAGTTTACTTTTTGCTTAAAGGTGCGGTCAAACTCTCCCGTGTCTACGAAGCAGGGGAAGAAATTACCGTGGCCTTATTGAGAGAAAATAGTGTTTTTGGGGTACTTTCCCTAATTACCGGCCAACGCTCAGATCGCTTTTATCATGCAGTGGCCTTTACCCCGGTAGAATTATTGTCTGCCCCCATTGAACAAGTAGAGCAGGCCCTAAAAAATAATCCAGATTTATCGATTTTGATGCTTCAGGGGCTGTCTTCTCGGATTTTACAAACAGAAATGATGATTGAAACCCTCGCTCACCGTGATATGGGTTCCCGTTTGGTCAGTTTTCTGTTAATTTTATGTCGGGACTTTGGTGTACCGACTCCTGAAGGGATTCGTATTGACTTAAAATTGTCTCATCAAGCGATCGCTGAGGCCATTGGATCTACCCGTGTGACTGTCACTCGTTTGTTGGGAGATTTACGTCAGGAAGAAATGATTTCTATTCATAAGAAAAAAATCACCGTTCATAATCCTGTTGTCCTTAGTCAGCAATTTACCTAACATTCTTCTCAATGTTAAAAGCGAATGACCAGTGCTTATATCCTAATTGCGGCCGTTTTAATCTTAGGAGGCTTAATCGCGGCATTGGGCGATCGCTTAGGCACCAAAGTTGGCAAAGCTCGACTAACCATTGGTAATCTTCGTCCGAAACAAACGGCGATTGTTGTTA
The Crocosphaera sp. UHCC 0190 DNA segment above includes these coding regions:
- a CDS encoding class I SAM-dependent methyltransferase — encoded protein: MNQLQNSIITFDPNYKYVLHVGCGPKRIEKLHSTFHGQEWKELRVDLNPAVQPDLIANIISMPQIPDNAVDAIWTSHNIEHLYAHEVPIAFKEFLRILKPGGFVLATMPDLQKAAAYIAQGKLEEPIYQSPAGPISALDICFGFGASIARGNYFMAHRTGFTVATLQQKFINCGFENVKVESKNLDLWAVAHKPQPIV
- the fabI gene encoding enoyl-ACP reductase FabI — its product is MLDLTGKNALVTGIANNRSIAWGIAQQLHKAGANLGVTYLPDEKGRFEKKVRDVVEPLNPSIFVPCNVQDEAQVAETFQAVADTWGKLDILIHCLAFADKEGLGGDFSGVSREAFSQSLEISTFSLANMAKYAKPLMSSGGSIVTLTYVGGVKVIPNYNLMGVAKAGLEMSVRYLAAELGPNNIRVNGISAGPIRTLASSAVGGILDMMRHVENVAPLKRTVTQLEVGNTAAFLCSELASGITGQIIYVDAGYEIMGM
- the ntcA gene encoding global nitrogen regulator NtcA; this encodes MEISVPQDKPLAAVFRRIGGGPYPPVVEPFERGKTIFFPGDPAERVYFLLKGAVKLSRVYEAGEEITVALLRENSVFGVLSLITGQRSDRFYHAVAFTPVELLSAPIEQVEQALKNNPDLSILMLQGLSSRILQTEMMIETLAHRDMGSRLVSFLLILCRDFGVPTPEGIRIDLKLSHQAIAEAIGSTRVTVTRLLGDLRQEEMISIHKKKITVHNPVVLSQQFT